GAATGTTGTCCAATTACATGCGTATAAATTTGCGTTGTTTTTAAATCCGTATGCCCCAGTAATTCTTGAACCGTACGGATATCTGTTCCACTTTTTAGCAGTTGAGTCGCAAATGAATGTCGGAATGTGTGAGCGGTGACGTGCTTGCAAATTCCTGATTGCTTTACCGCTTTTCTCAACGTTTTTGTAAGCGATGTCCAGTGCATGTGATGCCGGCAATAGTACCCATCTACAGGGTGTTTGCATCTTACTGTCGACGGGAAAAGATACTGCCATTTAAAATCTGTTATGGCATACGGGTATTTTCGGGCAAGGCCAGAAGGAAGACTGGATTTTCCTTCACCTTCTGCAATATCTTTATCATGGGTAG
Above is a window of Aliiglaciecola sp. LCG003 DNA encoding:
- a CDS encoding tyrosine-type recombinase/integrase; its protein translation is MDQFWMQINNIDFGSKNIFIFRGKGAKDRVTILPDGLVAPLKSQIDKVRATHDKDIAEGEGKSSLPSGLARKYPYAITDFKWQYLFPSTVRCKHPVDGYYCRHHMHWTSLTKTLRKAVKQSGICKHVTAHTFRHSFATQLLKSGTDIRTVQELLGHTDLKTTQIYTHVIGQHSSGTTSPIDRMY